A genomic window from Solanum stenotomum isolate F172 chromosome 10, ASM1918654v1, whole genome shotgun sequence includes:
- the LOC125841289 gene encoding cation/H(+) antiporter 18-like: MATPAAPLTCPKPMKATSNGVFQGDDPLDYALPLAIVQICLVLVLTRVLAYLLRPLRQPRVVAEIIGGILLGPSALGRSEKYLHTIFPPKSLTVLDTLANFGLLFFLFLVGLELDPKSLRRTGKKALCIAIAGISVPFVLGIGTSFALRATISQGVNQGPFLVFMGVALSITAFPVLARILAELKLLTTDVGRMAMSAAAVNDVAAWILLALAIALSGNGSSPFISLWVLLSGAGFVLLCILIGPPIFTWMAKRCSDGEHVDEIYVCGTLAAVLAAGFVTDSIGIHALFGAFVLGVLVPKEGPFAGALVEKVEDLVSGLFLPLYFVSSGLKTNVATIQGAQSWGLLALVIFTSCFGKIVGTIVVSLLCKMPVQEALTLGFLMNTKGLVELIVLNIGKDRGVLNDQTFAIMVLMALFTTFITTPIVISIYRPAKLAVTKYKHRTIERKDTSKQVRILSCFYSTRNIPTLINLIEVSRGTAKKEGLRVYAMHLMELSERSSAILMVHKVKRNGLPFWNKGEVSDSNQVVVAFETFEHLSKVSIRPTTAISPMNSMHEDIITSAENKRVAMIIVPFHKHQRLDGHFETTRTDLRHVNRKVLQQAPCSVGILVDRGLGGASHVPASNVNFTITILFFGGHDDREALAYGIRMAEHPGITLVVVRFAVDPALSGGSVKLKMSQNSSPEVQPEDEVVISRLKESISTDGSIKYEERTVKDATELIAATKSYNKCNLFLVGRMPEGQVVASLNRNSECPELGPIGNLLTSSDISTTASLLVVQQYRSQLSQDALNSLEDGETSDGNESN; the protein is encoded by the exons ATGGCTACACCTGCAGCACCCCTGACTTGTCCAAAGCCCATGAAGGCTACCTCTAATGGAGTATTCCAAGGGGATGATCCATTAGATTATGCACTTCCTCTTGCCATTGTGCAGATATGTTTAGTACTTGTACTCACCCGAGTCCTTGCCTATCTTCTTCGTCCATTGAGACAACCGCGTGTCGTTGCTGAGATTATT GGAGGAATTTTACTAGGTCCATCTGCTCTAGGCCGCAGTGAGAAGTATCTGCACACAATATTTCCACCAAAGAGCCTGACAGTGTTGGATACTTTAGCCAACTTTGGcctccttttctttcttttcctggTTGGTCTGGAGTTGGATCCAAAGTCTCTCCGTCGGACTGGAAAGAAAGCTCTATGTATTGCCATTGCTGGAATCAGTGTCCCCTTTGTATTAGGAATAGGAACATCCTTTGCTCTGAGAGCAACTATATCACAAGGGGTTAATCAAGGCCCTTTTTTGGTGTTTATGGGAGTGGCCCTTTCTATCACTGCCTTTCCTGTATTGGCTCGTATTCTAGCTGAACTGAAACTTTTAACAACAGATGTTGGTCGAATGGCCATGTCTGCTGCAGCAGTCAATGATGTGGCTGCATGGATTTTACTTGCTCTTGCCATTGCCCTCTCAGGTAATGGTAGTTCACCCTTTATTTCGCTTTGGGTCCTTTTGTCCGGGGCTGGTTTTGTTCTACTCTGCATACTCATTGGGCCTCCTATATTCACCTGGATGGCTAAACGTTGTTCGGATGGGGAGCATGTAGATGAGATATATGTGTGTGGTACATTGGCAGCAGTTTTGGCTGCAGGATTTGTCACTGATAGTATTGGTATTCATGCCCTATTTGGGGCGTTTGTGCTTGGAGTTCTTGTACCAAAGGAAGGACCATTCGCAGGCGCACTAGTGGAAAAAGTCGAGGACCTTGTATCCGGTTTATTCCTTCCACTATACTTTGTCTCCAGTGGACTGAAAACAAATGTCGCCACTATTCAGGGGGCTCAATCATGGGGTCTTCTTGCTCTTGTTATATTTACATCATGCTTTGGGAAGATTGTTGGCACGATTGTGGTCTCACTCCTCTGCAAGATGCCTGTACAAGAGGCTCTGACTCTTGGCTTCTTGATGAACACTAAAGGATTAGTCGAGCTCATTGTTCTCAATATTGGCAAAGACAGAGGG GTACTGAATGATCAAACATTCGCCATCATGGTGTTGATGGCTCTCTTCACAACATTCATCACAACTCCTATTGTGATATCAATATACAGGCCAGCTAAATTAGCTGTGACTAAATACAAGCATAGAACCATAGAGAGGAAAGACACGAGCAAACAAGTCCGAATCTTGTCCTGTTTCTACAGCACAAGAAACATTCCCACACTGATCAATCTCATTGAAGTTTCTCGTGGAACTGCTAAAAAGGAAGGACTTCGCGTCTATGCCATGCACCTTATGGAGCTTTCTGAAAGGTCATCAGCAATCTTGATGGTTCACAAGGTTAAAAGGAATGGGCTGCCCTTCTGGAATAAAGGGGAGGTTTCGGATTCTAACCAAGTAGTAGTTGCTTTTGAGACATTTGAGCACCTTAGCAAAGTATCCATTCGACCAACAACAGCAATCTCTCCGATGAACAGCATGCACGAGGACATAATCACTAGTGCCGAGAACAAGAGGGTTGCCATGATAATTGTCCCATTCCACAAGCACCAGCGACTTGATGGACACTTTGAAACAACCAGAACTGATCTAAGGCATGTGAACCGCAAAGTTCTTCAGCAAGCACCATGTTCAGTTGGCATATTAGTAGACAGAGGTCTCGGTGGAGCATCTCATGTACCAGCTAGCAATGTTAACTTTACAATAACTATCTTGTTCTTTGGAGGCCATGATGACCGTGAAGCACTTGCTTATGGTATCCGCATGGCTGAGCACCCCGGTATTACACTAGTTGTGGTACGTTTTGCTGTTGACCCTGCGCTTTCTGGGGGCAGTGTCAAGCTAAAGATGAGCCAGAACTCCAGTCCTGAGGTTCAACCTGAAGACGAAGTTGTTATTTCCAGGTTGAAAGAGAGTATCTCAACGGATGGATCAATCAAGTATGAAGAGAGGACAGTTAAGGATGCTACAGAACTTATTGCAGCAACAAAATCATATAACAAGTGCAATCTATTCCTTGTTGGCAGAATGCCTGAAGGACAAGTTGTTGCATCTTTGAACAGAAACAGTGAATGTCCAGAATTAGGACCTATCGGAAACTTGTTAACATCGTCTGATATCTCAACAACAGCCTCTCTTCTGGTGGTGCAGCAGTATCGCAGCCAGTTATCACAAGACGCGTTGAATTCGTTGGAGGATGGTGAGACATCAGATGGAAATGAATCTAACTAA
- the LOC125841291 gene encoding uncharacterized protein At5g41620-like translates to MKSGEGTAEKQENLGEKLKKIGKRGGHTTPVIPFLRLQHNHQQSVVCVVQESHIKETPFQNSCVSARKLAAILWELHQYKIPFSEMHHVNSNNVPSSRIRRLQPYRHHRHHLYEDSRVLEHPDPSPSSPDLPGSAGSLRRHVAASLMQHHRSIERTNHAIQPVSPASYGSSMEIAPYNAAVTSSSSIDLKGRIGETSYSLKTSTELLKVLNRIWGLEEQHASNMSLVKALKKELDHARVRIKELVRDQQVDRHEIDELMKQITEDKVVRKSKEQDRISAAVQSVRDELEDERKLRKRSESLHRRLARELYEVKTSLANASKEWDKEKKSRQLLEDLCDEFAWGIRHYEQELHSVRHKSDKDWTERTNSDQLILHISEAWIDERMQTKMEPQYGQGDKSSIIEKFRSEIETFIKTKQTGIRNNVNLGDPTYRRGSLDSIPLNVAGSAPQDEGDDEDSLSSDSHCFELQKPSASDLRPRENGAKEKSAEETMRPNYIVRKPALHERSKSSSMSNLQVKFEEQMNRAALPSESRNELDDNDPGETSEKNQVEISTSNKFEICEVTEEGSSGKKNKADGTPGVNSNYMIDELIRSHYLLSDSGNMPPENDYELASYGTSVRRARASPVRQWTEKLPSHENISESSTKLPPDLKENTLKAKLMEARTRGQRSRSRSRLKGTKISL, encoded by the exons atgaaAAGTGGAGAAGGGACAGCAGAAAAGCAAGAAAATTTAGgggaaaagttgaagaaaatagGGAAAAGAGGGGGACACACTACACCAGTAATACCCTTTTTGAGGCTCCAACATAATCATCAACAAAGTGTTGTTTGTGTTGTTCAAGAAAGTCATATTAAAGAAACCCCTTTTCAGAATTCTTGTGTTTCTGCTAGAAAACTTGCTGCAATTCTTTGGGAGCTTCATCAATACAAGATACCTTTTTCTGAAATGCATCATGTTAATAGTAATAATGTTCCATCTTCAAGAATTCGCCGTCTTCAGCCTTATCGCCACCATAGACACCACCTTTATGAGGATAGTAGGGTTCTTGAACATCCTGATCCTTCACCAAGTTCACCTGACCTG CCAGGAAGTGCGGGCAGTTTGAGGCGGCATGTTGCTGCATCGTTGATGCAACATCATCGATCGATTGAAAGGACTAATCATGCGATTCAACCTGTATCTCCTGCAAGCTATGGCAGTTCAATGGAG ATTGCACCTTACAACGCTGCAGTTACATCGTCTAGTTCTATAGACTTGAAAGGGAGGATTGGAGAGACAAGCTACAGCCTCAAAACATCTACAGAACTTCTAAAAGTACTGAATAGAATCTGGGGCCTGGAAGAGCAGCATGCGTCCAACATGTCACTCGTGAAAGCATTAAAGAAAGAATTAGATCATGCTCGTGTGCGGATCAAGGAGCTGGTGCGAGATCAGCAAGTGGATAGACATGAAATAGATGAATTGATGAAGCAGATAACAGAGGATAAAGTGGTAAGGAAAAGTAAGGAGCAAGATCGAATTAGTGCTGCGGTTCAGTCTGTCAGAGATGAACTGGAAGATGAAAGAAAGCTAAGAAAACGCTCAGAGAGCTTGCATCGGAGACTGGCTAGGGAGCTGTATGAGGTGAAAACATCTCTTGCCAATGCTTCAAAAGAGTGGGACAAAGAGAAAAAGTCTCGACAACTTCTCGAAGACCTTTGTGATGAGTTTGCTTGGGGAATAAGACATTATGAACAGGAGTTGCATTCTGTAAGACATAAATCTGACAAAGATTGGACTGAAAGGACTAATAGTGATCAACTAATTCTGCACATTTCCGAAGCATGGATTGATGAACGGATGCAGACAAAAATGGAACCTCAATATGGTCAAGGTGATAAAAGCTCAATCATAGAAAAATTCAGGTCTGAAATAGAGACATTTATTAAAACTAAACAAACCGGTATCAGGAATAATGTTAACTTAGGGGATCCCACCTACCGACGAGGTTCTCTGGATTCCATCCCTCTTAATGTTGCTGGCAGCGCTCCGCAAGATGAGGGCGATGACGAAGATTCTCTTAGCAGTGATTCACATTGTTTTGAGCTGCAAAAACCAAGTGCTTCTGACTTGAGACCCCGCGAGAATGGTGCCAAGGAAAAGAGTGCTGAAGAAACAATGAGGCCTAATTACATAGTGAGGAAACCTGCATTACACGAAAGGTCAAAAAGTAGCAGCATGTCCAATTTACAAGTGAAGTTTGAAGAACAGATGAACCGGGCTGCATTACCAAGTGAAAGCAGGAACGAGCTTGACGATAATGATCCAGGAGAAACTAGTGAAAAGAACCAAGTTGAAATAAGCACTTCGAACAAGTTCGAGATATGTGAAGTAACAGAAGAAGGTAGTTCTGGGAAAAAGAACAAAGCTGATGGAACTCCTGGAGTTAACTCAAACTATATGATTGATGAATTAATTAGAAGCCATTATTTATTGTCAGATAGTGGAAACATGCCACCTGAAAATGATTATGAGTTAGCTTCTTATGGTACTTCTGTTAGAAGGGCTCGAGCTAGTCCGGTCAGGCAATGGACGGAGAAGCTTCCCTCACATGAGAACATATCCGAGTCATCAACTAAATTGCCACCAGATTTGAAGGAGAACACTTTGAAGGCCAAGTTAATGGAAGCAAGAACAAGGGGTCAACGTTCACGATCACGATCACGATTGAAAGGTACCAAGATCTCCCTTTAG
- the LOC125841293 gene encoding BTB/POZ domain-containing protein POB1-like, protein MDTHICSGRGSNGLGTQSDYGFAFDDSNFSDRVLMIEVVPDLPELKTEEEGLSLVVDWARKRKRRREEINRRGNDADVVVQRDEQVVNCTALEMEDGLADDEREEEAVVMLEESPSGIVMTTNLFGDDEESENDDSSTDMDSSNPLRVRTLHISSPILAAKSRFFYKLFSNGMKESEQRNITIQIHASEEAALMDLLNFMYSNTFSATTPTAVLDVMMVADKFEVASCMKYCSHLLRKLRMTTESALLYLDLPFNILVADEVQPLTDAAKQFLAQRFKDITKFQEDVLSLPLSGIEAVLSSDNLQIASEDAVFDFVLKWARMHYPKLEERREVWSSHLLHLIRFPCMTCRKLKKVMMCNDFDPKLASKLVFEALFYKAEAPYRQRSIAAEAGNALYHGYVERAYKYRPVKALEFETPRQQCVIYLDLKRDECASLFPAGRVYSQAFHLGGQGFFLSAHCNMDHQSAFHCFGLFLGMQEKGSVSFAVDYEFAARISPGEEYVSKYKGDYTFTSGKAVGYRNLFGVAWTPFLSEDSLFFINGILHLRAELRVRV, encoded by the exons ATGGATACCCATATCTGTTCCGGGCGTGGGTCTAATGGGTTGGGTACACAATCGGACTATGGGTTTGCTTTCGACGATAGTAACTTTTCTGATCGGGTATTGATGATTGAGGTCGTACCGGACTTGCCGGAACTGAAAACTGAGGAGGAAGGTTTGAGTTTAGTTGTTGATTGGGCTCGGAAACGGAAGCGTAGGAGAGAAGAAATCAACAGAAGAGGAAATG ATGCGGATGTGGTCGTGCAACGTGATGAGCAGGTAGTAAATTGTACTGCTCTAGAAATGGAAGATGGTCTTGCTGATGACGAACGGGAAGAAGAAGCTGTAGTAATGCTTGAAGAATCGCCTTCTGGCATAGTGATGACTACAAATCTCTTTG GCGATGATGAAGAGTCTGAAAATGACGATTCATCTACGGACATGGACTCCTCAAACCCCCTTCGTGTGAGAACTTTACATATCAGTTCTCCCATTTTGGCGGCTAAGAGTCGATTCTTTTACAAG TTGTTCTCAAATGGTATGAAAGAGTCAGAGCAACGGAACATAACTATACAAATCCATGCGTCGG AAGAAGCTGCGCTCATGGATCTCTTGAATTTTATGTATAGTAATACTTTTTCAGCTACAACACCTACTGCTGTGCTTGATGTGATGATGGTTGCTGACAAATTTGAGGTTGCGTCATGCATGAAATACTGCAGCCACTTACTGCGGAAACTACGCATGACGACTGAATCAGCATTGCTCTATTTGGATCTTCCTTTCAATATATTAGTGGCTGATGAAGTTCAGCCATTAACAGATGCTGCAAAACAGTTTCTTGCTCAACGTTTCAAGGACATAACCAA GTTCCAAGAAGATGTATTGAGTCTTCCTCTTTCGGGAATTGAGGCTGTTTTGTCCAGTGATAATCTTCAAATTGCTTCAGAGGATGCTGTCTTTGACTTTGTGTTGAAGTGGGCTCGTATGCATTACCCAAAACTTGAGGAACGACGGGAAGTATGGAGCTCACATCTTCTTCACCTCATTCGATTTCCATGCATGACATGCAGGAAGCTGAAGAAAGTCATGATGTGCAATGACTTTGATCCCAAGCTTGCTTCAAAGCTTGTTTTCGAGGCTCTTTTTTATAAGGCCGAAGCACCGTATCGGCAGCGCTCAATTGCTGCCGAGGCGGGGAATGCGTTGTACCATGGTTATGTGGAGCGGGCATACAAGTACAGACCTGTTAAAGCTCTTGAGTTTGAAACGCCTCGTCAGCAGTGTGTTATATACCTAGATTTGAAAAGAGACGAGTGTGCTAGCCTCTTTCCAGCTGGTAGAGTTTATTCACAGGCTTTCCATTTGGGTGGACAGGGGTTTTTCCTGTCAGCTCATTGCAACATGGATCATCAAAGTGCATTCCATTGCTTCGGGTTGTTTCTGGGCATGCAAGAGAAGGGGTCAGTGTCATTTGCAGTTGATTATGAGTTTGCAGCTCGTATCAGTCCAGGTGAGGAATATGTGAGCAAGTACAAGGGAGACTACACCTTTACCAGTGGCAAGGCTGTTGGCTACAGGAACCTGTTTGGTGTAGCTTGGACCCCGTTTCTGTCTGAAGATAGTTTATTCTTCATCAATGGAATTCTCCATCTTCGCGCAGAGCTTAGAGTCAGGGTATAG
- the LOC125841299 gene encoding uncharacterized protein LOC125841299 isoform X1, translating to MRMVTYSCSCSRCLAGMKLTLVRLRSRTLWEKGANFSGFSIPPRTIPVPYVKRIHIVYNDMGNLSTHYFNISGYNLLTSVIGFIVYDAPSHISTITSLRKLDLRPMGQPISIEFKNLTEMIKGRTTKYCAMFDENGKVSLSVMRFPNLCYTRNHGHFTIVLPSETRKKKRIWGFLVIGFVIGLLGVGLVALVGRMVLGIYKSKKTCEMEREAEEGEILESVIVGRSKMPVAMVTRTHPILEGPSFP from the exons ATGAGAATGGTGACATACTCGTGTAGCTGCTCGAGATG TTTAGCAGGAATGAAACTCACATTAGTGAGGTTAAGAAGCAGGACATTGTGGGAAAAAGGTGCAAACTTTAGTGGATTTTCAATTCCTCCAAGAACAATTCCAGTGCCTTATGTTAAAAGAATCCATATTGTGTACAATGATATGGGAAACTTGTCTACTCATTACTTCAACATATCAGGTTACAATCTCTTGACTTCTGTTATTGGTTTCATTGTTTATGATGCACCATCACATATTAGCACCATCACAAGTCTTAGAAAGCTTGATCTTAGACCAATGGGACAACCTATATCGATCGAGTTCAAGAATTTAACAGAGATGATCAAGGGAAGAACAACAAAGTACTGTGCAATGTTTgatgaaaatggaaaagttTCACTTAGTGTAATGAGGTTTCCCAACTTATGTTACACAAGAAATCATGGTCATTTCACTATAGTGTTACCTTCAGagacaaggaagaagaagagaatatGGGGTTTTTTGGTTATCGGTTTCGTTATCGGGCTATTAGGTGTGGGATTGGTGGCTCTTGTAGGAAGGATGGTGTTGGGAATTTATAAGTCCAAGAAAACATGTGAAATGGAAAGAGAAGCAGAAGAAGGTGAGATTTTGGAAAGTGTTATTGTTGGTAGAAGCAAAATGCCTGTTGCTATGGTTACAAGAACTCATCCAATACTCGAAGGACCAAGTTTTCCATAG
- the LOC125841299 gene encoding uncharacterized protein LOC125841299 isoform X2 codes for MKLTLVRLRSRTLWEKGANFSGFSIPPRTIPVPYVKRIHIVYNDMGNLSTHYFNISGYNLLTSVIGFIVYDAPSHISTITSLRKLDLRPMGQPISIEFKNLTEMIKGRTTKYCAMFDENGKVSLSVMRFPNLCYTRNHGHFTIVLPSETRKKKRIWGFLVIGFVIGLLGVGLVALVGRMVLGIYKSKKTCEMEREAEEGEILESVIVGRSKMPVAMVTRTHPILEGPSFP; via the coding sequence ATGAAACTCACATTAGTGAGGTTAAGAAGCAGGACATTGTGGGAAAAAGGTGCAAACTTTAGTGGATTTTCAATTCCTCCAAGAACAATTCCAGTGCCTTATGTTAAAAGAATCCATATTGTGTACAATGATATGGGAAACTTGTCTACTCATTACTTCAACATATCAGGTTACAATCTCTTGACTTCTGTTATTGGTTTCATTGTTTATGATGCACCATCACATATTAGCACCATCACAAGTCTTAGAAAGCTTGATCTTAGACCAATGGGACAACCTATATCGATCGAGTTCAAGAATTTAACAGAGATGATCAAGGGAAGAACAACAAAGTACTGTGCAATGTTTgatgaaaatggaaaagttTCACTTAGTGTAATGAGGTTTCCCAACTTATGTTACACAAGAAATCATGGTCATTTCACTATAGTGTTACCTTCAGagacaaggaagaagaagagaatatGGGGTTTTTTGGTTATCGGTTTCGTTATCGGGCTATTAGGTGTGGGATTGGTGGCTCTTGTAGGAAGGATGGTGTTGGGAATTTATAAGTCCAAGAAAACATGTGAAATGGAAAGAGAAGCAGAAGAAGGTGAGATTTTGGAAAGTGTTATTGTTGGTAGAAGCAAAATGCCTGTTGCTATGGTTACAAGAACTCATCCAATACTCGAAGGACCAAGTTTTCCATAG